One part of the Methylobacterium mesophilicum SR1.6/6 genome encodes these proteins:
- a CDS encoding dihydrodipicolinate synthase family protein: MPLTSDISGVVPIAPTPFHPDGRIDEASLDRMTDFFGAAGVDGLTILGQLGEAGKLDHAEGIAVAKRVLGRTRLPVIVGVTAPGFAAMRSLAREVMDLGAAGVMIAPPNTLRTDDQVVGYFRNAAEAVGPDVPFVLQDYPLTFSVQMSPAVIRRIVSENASCVMLKHEDWPGLEKISTLRGFERDGSMRHISILVGNGGLFLDFETERGADGANTGYAFPEMLVDVVRLGRAGERDAAHDLFDAHLPYLRYEQQQGPLGLAVRKYVFMRRGIFSSDAQRKPSQALTAQAKAEVEYLLARLARTDGRARLEG, encoded by the coding sequence ATGCCCCTCACCAGCGACATAAGCGGCGTCGTGCCGATCGCCCCGACGCCGTTCCACCCGGACGGCCGGATCGACGAGGCCTCCCTCGACCGCATGACCGACTTCTTCGGTGCCGCAGGGGTCGACGGGCTGACGATCCTCGGCCAGCTCGGCGAAGCCGGAAAGCTCGACCACGCGGAGGGGATCGCGGTGGCCAAGCGCGTCCTCGGGCGCACCCGGCTGCCGGTGATCGTCGGCGTCACGGCGCCGGGCTTCGCGGCCATGCGCTCCCTCGCCCGGGAGGTGATGGATCTCGGCGCGGCCGGCGTGATGATCGCCCCGCCCAACACCCTGCGCACCGACGATCAGGTGGTCGGCTATTTTCGGAATGCCGCCGAGGCGGTGGGCCCGGACGTGCCGTTCGTGCTGCAGGATTATCCCCTCACCTTCTCGGTGCAGATGAGTCCGGCGGTGATCCGCCGGATCGTGTCCGAGAACGCGTCCTGCGTGATGCTCAAGCACGAGGACTGGCCGGGCCTGGAGAAGATCTCGACGCTGCGCGGCTTCGAGCGTGACGGATCCATGCGCCACATCTCGATCCTGGTCGGCAACGGCGGCCTGTTCCTCGATTTCGAGACCGAGCGCGGTGCCGACGGGGCCAATACCGGCTACGCCTTCCCGGAGATGCTGGTCGATGTGGTTCGCCTGGGCCGGGCGGGCGAGCGCGACGCCGCCCATGACCTGTTCGACGCCCACCTCCCCTATCTCCGCTACGAGCAGCAGCAGGGTCCGCTGGGGCTCGCGGTGCGCAAGTACGTGTTCATGCGCCGGGGGATTTTTTCATCGGACGCGCAGCGCAAACCCTCGCAGGCGCTGACCGCACAGGCGAAGGCCGAGGTCGAGTACCTGCTGGCGCGCCTCGCCCGCACCGACGGCCGGGCGCGGCTGGAGGGCTGA
- the yjfF gene encoding galactofuranose ABC transporter, permease protein YjfF has protein sequence MSRNLPVLVAALLFAAGYGLCATQYPAFLTTRVVGNLLTDSAFLGIVAVGTTFVIIAGGIDLSVGSVVGFTTVFLAQAIQRWGIPPLAAFGIVLLAAALFGAAMGALIHVFDMPPFIVTLAGMFLARGAGFLMSTESVPIDAPLYGAVSDLALHLPGGGRLTLTAGVMLAVFLAGGVLLHATRFGARVYALGGSRQTTVLMGVRVGRNIVAVYALSSLLAALAGIVFSLDTASGTPLSAVGVELDAIAAVVIGGTLLTGGQGGLPGTFLGVMIGGLIQTAITFDGTLSSWWTKIATGLLLFAFIALQQGSVALAGRSGRRGRAAASAPAVRPTKVRA, from the coding sequence ATGAGCCGCAATCTCCCGGTCCTCGTCGCCGCGCTCCTGTTCGCGGCGGGCTACGGCCTGTGCGCGACGCAGTACCCCGCCTTCCTGACCACCCGGGTCGTCGGCAACCTGCTCACCGACAGCGCCTTCCTGGGCATCGTGGCGGTCGGCACGACCTTCGTGATCATCGCGGGCGGCATCGACCTCTCGGTCGGCTCGGTGGTGGGGTTCACCACGGTGTTCCTGGCGCAGGCCATCCAGCGCTGGGGGATCCCGCCGCTCGCCGCCTTCGGGATCGTGCTCCTGGCGGCGGCCCTGTTCGGAGCCGCGATGGGCGCGCTGATCCACGTCTTCGACATGCCGCCTTTCATCGTGACGCTGGCCGGAATGTTCCTAGCGCGGGGCGCCGGCTTCCTGATGTCCACCGAGTCGGTCCCGATCGACGCGCCCCTCTACGGCGCGGTCTCCGACCTCGCCTTGCACCTGCCCGGCGGCGGCCGGCTGACCCTGACGGCGGGGGTGATGCTGGCCGTGTTCCTGGCGGGCGGGGTGCTGCTCCACGCGACCCGCTTCGGCGCGAGGGTCTACGCCCTCGGCGGCAGCCGCCAGACGACGGTGCTCATGGGCGTGCGGGTCGGGCGCAACATCGTGGCGGTTTACGCCCTGTCGAGCCTGCTCGCCGCGCTCGCCGGGATCGTGTTCTCCCTCGACACCGCCTCGGGCACGCCGCTCTCGGCGGTGGGGGTGGAACTCGATGCGATCGCGGCCGTGGTGATCGGCGGCACGCTGCTGACCGGCGGCCAGGGCGGCCTGCCGGGCACCTTCCTGGGGGTGATGATCGGCGGCCTGATCCAGACGGCCATCACCTTCGACGGCACCCTGTCGAGCTGGTGGACCAAGATCGCCACCGGCCTGCTGCTCTTCGCCTTCATCGCGCTCCAGCAGGGCTCGGTGGCATTGGCCGGGCGCTCGGGCCGGCGGGGCCGGGCTGCCGCCAGCGCACCGGCTGTCCGCCCGACGAAGGTCCGGGCCTGA
- a CDS encoding ABC transporter permease, translated as MRALRAGAPQLLAFLAVLLADRLVAPQFLDVHWQDGRLFGSLIDVFNRGAPVALLSLGMVLVVATGGIDLSVGAVMAIAGAVAASLADSQPLPLVLAAALATGLLCGLWNGLLVAVLRIQPIVATLILMVAGRGIAQLITKGRIVTFASPDLAFLGGGALLGVPMPVVLALGMLLVTLALVRGTAFGLMIEATGGNARASALAGIDTRAVTLAVYVWSGFCAALAGVVAAADILGADANNAGLWLELDAILAVVVAGSSLLGGRFSLWLAVLGAFLIQAMNTGILLSGLPPELNLVVKAAVVLAVLLLQSPRLAGLTLLLRSPR; from the coding sequence ATGCGCGCGCTGCGCGCCGGGGCGCCCCAGCTCCTCGCCTTCCTGGCCGTGCTGCTGGCCGACCGGCTGGTCGCACCGCAATTCCTCGACGTGCACTGGCAGGACGGGCGCCTGTTCGGCAGCCTGATCGACGTGTTCAACCGCGGCGCCCCGGTGGCACTCCTGTCGCTCGGCATGGTGCTGGTGGTGGCCACCGGGGGCATCGACCTGTCGGTGGGCGCCGTGATGGCGATCGCGGGCGCCGTGGCGGCGAGCCTCGCCGACAGCCAGCCCCTGCCCCTGGTGCTCGCGGCGGCTTTGGCCACGGGGCTCCTCTGCGGGCTGTGGAACGGCCTCCTAGTGGCGGTGCTGCGCATCCAGCCGATCGTCGCCACCCTGATCCTGATGGTCGCGGGCCGCGGCATCGCCCAGCTGATCACCAAGGGGCGGATCGTCACCTTCGCCTCGCCCGACCTCGCGTTTCTCGGCGGCGGCGCGCTCTTGGGGGTGCCGATGCCAGTGGTGCTGGCCCTCGGGATGCTGCTCGTGACCCTCGCGCTGGTGCGCGGCACGGCTTTCGGCCTGATGATCGAGGCGACCGGCGGCAACGCGCGGGCGAGCGCGCTCGCCGGCATCGACACACGCGCGGTGACGCTGGCGGTCTATGTCTGGAGCGGCTTCTGCGCGGCGCTGGCGGGCGTGGTCGCGGCGGCCGACATCCTGGGAGCGGACGCCAACAATGCCGGGCTGTGGCTCGAACTCGACGCGATCCTGGCCGTGGTGGTGGCGGGCTCGTCGCTCCTCGGCGGCCGGTTCAGCCTGTGGCTGGCGGTGCTCGGGGCCTTCCTGATCCAGGCGATGAACACCGGGATCCTGCTCTCCGGCCTGCCGCCGGAACTCAACCTCGTGGTCAAGGCCGCGGTGGTGCTGGCGGTGCTCCTGCTGCAATCGCCGCGCCTCGCGGGCCTGACCCTGCTGCTGCGGAGCCCGCGATGA
- a CDS encoding efflux RND transporter periplasmic adaptor subunit gives MADADRSAAGEARGSASGGRLWLVLLALAGAGFLGYRHWPEQSRAASPPPAVETKPPSVRVARAVRASGPLSLTQTGTTQAFDTASLYPRATGYIVERKVDIGTHVRKGDLLFRISAPDLDQQLVQAQSQVLQLQAALIQARAMVDQAEANRHLADVTNRRTSTLAGTGIETRQNADTSQAGVLAQTANVDAAKAAVKVAEANIAAQEAQVARLKVLTGFEEIRAPFDGVVTARNNDVGDAVTADTNTGAPLLMLARDDVLRMAVNVPLYAADGVRDGLDARIEVAQIPGKVFPGKVSRSSTTLLSAARILVTQVDIPNPDGLLRAGLYITITLEIPRVSPAVTVPNDALIFDQNGTRVAVVETESDGRAVARMRPVTIFRQTRSALELRSGLTGDERVVVGPPASLRDGDRVAPQPEGKAGA, from the coding sequence ATGGCGGACGCGGATCGTTCAGCTGCGGGGGAAGCCCGCGGCTCCGCTTCGGGCGGCCGCCTGTGGCTCGTCCTGCTCGCGCTGGCGGGCGCCGGGTTCCTCGGCTACCGCCACTGGCCGGAACAGTCCCGGGCGGCGAGCCCGCCGCCGGCCGTCGAGACGAAGCCGCCGAGCGTGCGGGTCGCCCGGGCCGTGCGGGCCTCCGGTCCCCTGAGCCTGACCCAGACCGGCACGACGCAGGCCTTCGACACGGCGAGCCTGTACCCGCGGGCGACCGGCTACATCGTCGAGCGCAAGGTCGACATCGGCACGCATGTGCGGAAGGGCGACCTGCTGTTCCGGATCAGCGCGCCCGACCTCGACCAGCAGCTTGTCCAGGCGCAGTCGCAGGTGCTGCAGCTGCAGGCGGCGCTGATCCAGGCGCGCGCGATGGTCGACCAGGCCGAGGCCAACCGCCACCTCGCGGACGTGACCAACCGCCGGACCTCGACGCTCGCCGGTACGGGGATCGAGACCCGGCAGAACGCCGACACGTCCCAGGCCGGGGTGTTGGCTCAGACCGCCAACGTCGACGCCGCCAAGGCCGCCGTCAAGGTCGCGGAGGCCAATATCGCCGCGCAGGAGGCGCAGGTCGCCCGGCTCAAGGTCCTGACCGGCTTCGAGGAGATCCGCGCGCCCTTCGACGGGGTGGTGACGGCCCGCAACAACGATGTCGGCGACGCGGTCACGGCGGACACGAACACTGGCGCGCCGCTCCTGATGCTGGCGCGGGACGACGTGCTGCGCATGGCGGTGAACGTGCCGCTCTACGCCGCCGACGGCGTCCGCGACGGGCTCGACGCCCGGATCGAGGTGGCGCAGATCCCCGGCAAGGTCTTCCCCGGGAAGGTCTCGCGCTCCTCGACGACGCTGCTCTCCGCGGCGCGGATCCTGGTGACGCAGGTCGACATCCCCAACCCGGACGGGCTCCTCCGGGCGGGCCTCTACATCACCATCACGCTGGAGATCCCGCGGGTCTCGCCGGCCGTGACGGTGCCGAACGACGCCCTGATCTTCGACCAGAACGGGACCCGGGTGGCGGTGGTCGAGACAGAATCGGACGGGCGCGCGGTGGCGCGGATGCGCCCGGTCACGATCTTCCGACAGACCCGCTCGGCCCTGGAGCTGCGCTCCGGCCTCACCGGGGACGAGCGGGTCGTGGTGGGGCCGCCGGCGTCCTTGCGCGACGGCGACCGGGTCGCGCCGCAGCCGGAGGGCAAGGCGGGGGCGTGA